A genomic region of Rhipicephalus sanguineus isolate Rsan-2018 chromosome 1, BIME_Rsan_1.4, whole genome shotgun sequence contains the following coding sequences:
- the LOC119374990 gene encoding solute carrier family 25 member 44, protein MEDPEILTIEWEMMDKSRFFMFSMINSFTLRCLVYPLTVIKTRLQVQKPGKLYTGTFDACSKILRYEGFGGLYRGFWINTIQMFSGIGYIFTYEKVRDMVSRHADIHDRRLKGLIAGGCSSLVSQTIITPFDVVSQHMMVLGRSSKSGGTVMNPLNISVDLKRKHLISAAIVRELYRRDGIRGFYRGYFASLLAYVPGSALWWMFYPAYADGLRRVLPGWTPQMLVQCMAGPLSGITVCFITNPMDVVRARIQVQRMNSVTQTFWQLWTEERLRMFQIGLSARVMQSVISSFLLALGYETLKRWSVHDEYKDKIRW, encoded by the coding sequence ATGGAGGATCCAGAAATCCTTACGATAGAATGGGAAATGATGGACAAATCCCGATTCTTCATGTTCAGTATGATCAACTCGTTCACCTTGCGTTGCCTGGTGTACCCTCTGACGGTCATCAAAACGCGACTGCAAGTCCAAAAGCCGGGAAAGCTTTATACTGGTACGTTTGACGCCTGCTCGAAGATTCTGCGCTACGAAGGCTTCGGAGGTTTGTACAGAGGCTTTTGGATTAACACGATACAGATGTTCTCTGGCATCGGCTATATCTTCACGTACGAAAAAGTACGGGACATGGTTTCTCGACACGCCGACATACACGACCGACGTTTAAAGGGACTTATAGCTGGTGGCTGCAGTTCTCTCGTGAGTCAAACTATCATCACACCCTTTGACGTTGTCTCCCAACACATGATGGTTTTGGGCCGGTCGAGCAAAAGCGGCGGTACGGTCATGAACCCGCTCAACATCAGCGTCGACCTGAAGAGGAAGCACCTCATTTCTGCGGCCATTGTGCGCGAATTGTACCGGAGAGATGGCATCAGAGGCTTTTACCGAGGCTACTTCGCATCGCTACTGGCTTACGTGCCCGGCAGTGCGCTGTGGTGGATGTTCTATCCGGCCTACGCCGACGGGCTGCGGCGCGTGCTGCCCGGCTGGACGCCTCAGATGTTAGTTCAGTGCATGGCAGGACCCTTGAGTGGTATCACCGTATGCTTCATCACCAACCCGATGGACGTGGTGCGAGCCCGCATCCAAGTGCAGCGCATGAATTCGGTCACGCAGACCTTTTGGCAGCTCTGGACGGAAGAACGCTTGCGCATGTTCCAGATAGGCCTGTCGGCTCGCGTAATGCAGAGTGTAATCAGCTCATTTCTGCTTGCCCTGGGCTACGAGACGCTCAAACGGTGGAGCGTACATGATGAATACAAGGACAAGATTCGGTGGTAG